A window of the Halopseudomonas phragmitis genome harbors these coding sequences:
- a CDS encoding LysR family transcriptional regulator, with protein sequence MSQPIDLRALRHFVALVEHQGFIRAGEAIGLSQPALTRSIQNLEQRLGCPLIIRGGKGVELTPQGQLVLEHAKRLLAGSAALKNALQQFNDLESGELLIGAGPFPAARLVPATMGRFNRQHPGVALKLVIQHWEELRERLLADTLELFVADIRELEQDPQLHVLPLRQNPSVLFCRAGHPLANKAGLNNADLNTYPLASFRLPQPVHDYMSRTLAGREPLINLECDNLDVLMRLVRHSDALSFATRDILDPDLARGELVLLDWPELLPGTSYGLVTRVGRPLSPAARAFIRLLQDENRQRLSAAD encoded by the coding sequence ATGAGTCAGCCCATCGACCTGCGCGCCCTGCGCCATTTTGTTGCCCTGGTCGAACACCAGGGCTTTATTCGCGCTGGGGAAGCCATCGGCCTGAGCCAGCCTGCACTAACCCGCAGCATCCAGAACCTGGAGCAGCGCCTGGGTTGCCCACTGATCATTCGTGGCGGCAAGGGCGTGGAACTGACCCCACAGGGACAGTTGGTACTTGAACACGCCAAACGCCTGCTGGCCGGCAGTGCAGCGCTGAAAAACGCCCTGCAACAGTTCAACGATCTGGAGTCAGGCGAACTGCTGATTGGCGCCGGTCCCTTCCCGGCTGCCCGACTGGTGCCTGCAACCATGGGCCGGTTCAATCGCCAGCACCCCGGCGTGGCGCTGAAGCTGGTCATCCAGCATTGGGAAGAGTTACGCGAGCGCTTGCTGGCTGACACCCTGGAACTGTTCGTCGCCGATATCCGGGAGCTGGAGCAGGATCCGCAATTGCATGTGCTGCCGCTACGCCAAAACCCCAGCGTACTGTTCTGCCGGGCCGGCCATCCGCTTGCCAACAAGGCCGGACTAAACAATGCCGACCTCAACACCTATCCACTGGCAAGCTTCCGCTTGCCGCAACCGGTGCATGATTACATGAGCCGCACACTTGCCGGCCGCGAGCCACTGATCAACCTGGAATGCGACAACCTGGACGTACTGATGCGCCTGGTACGCCACAGTGACGCCCTGAGCTTTGCCACACGAGACATTCTGGACCCGGACCTGGCACGTGGAGAGCTGGTATTGCTGGACTGGCCGGAACTGCTGCCCGGTACCAGTTATGGCCTGGTAACCCGGGTCGGACGACCACTGTCGCCGGCCGCCCGGGCTTTCATACGATTATTGCAAGACGAGAACCGTCAACGCCTCAGCGCAGCAGATTGA
- the cueR gene encoding Cu(I)-responsive transcriptional regulator: MNISQAAKHSGLTPRMIRHYESIDLLPDAARSAAGYRRYDERDLHTLRFIHRARGLGFSIEQIAQLLALWQDRERSSAEVKTLVQGHVLELEQKIADLQAIRDTLAHLAHCCHGDTRPDCPILDNLAATGSNDQ, from the coding sequence ATGAATATCAGCCAAGCAGCCAAACACAGTGGTCTGACCCCGCGCATGATCCGTCATTACGAGAGCATCGATCTGCTGCCCGATGCCGCTCGCAGCGCGGCAGGTTATCGCCGCTATGACGAACGCGACCTGCATACCCTGCGGTTCATTCATCGCGCCCGTGGTCTGGGCTTTTCGATCGAACAGATTGCCCAGCTTCTGGCTCTGTGGCAGGACCGCGAACGCAGCAGCGCGGAGGTCAAAACCCTGGTCCAGGGACATGTGCTTGAGCTGGAACAGAAGATTGCTGATCTTCAGGCTATCCGAGACACCCTCGCCCACCTGGCGCACTGTTGCCATGGTGATACCCGGCCAGACTGTCCGATTCTCGACAACCTGGCCGCTACCGGAAGCAACGACCAATGA